From Pantoea sp. Ep11b, the proteins below share one genomic window:
- a CDS encoding cytosine permease, which produces MSVKSSATAYPDAAQPRLSETRSIDYIPLRERHGHPFSQFTLWFGGNLQITAIVTGALAVVLGGDVVWSLVGLLVGQMIGAAIMSLHALQGPRLGLPQMITSRMQFGVYGAVIPLVLVCIMYVGFSASGTVLAGQALAKLISVSNATGMIVFSALIVVIAVMGYRVIHQLGKLASVIGVLAFAYLFITLFATHDLAAVWQNRHFTPANFLLAVSLSSSWQIAFCPYVSDYSRYLPADVSAKKLFGSVFAGTVLGTQASMTLGVIAAALAGSAFAGNEVGYIVGLGSTAGMAMVIYFAICFGKITFTTLNAYGSFMSLTTIVSGFRRQTTLSQGGRILFVILMVSVACLIALLSEPAFLKSFTHFLLFLLAFFVPWSAISLTDFYLITRGRVDVPALADPDGRYGRWNVAGIAVYVLGMMVQLPFIDNPLHHGSLTWIFAGNDVSWIVGWLVTALLWFVASRWDRRGRPEQNSRAL; this is translated from the coding sequence ATGTCGGTCAAATCATCTGCTACAGCGTATCCGGACGCGGCACAACCGCGCCTGTCAGAAACCCGCTCCATCGATTACATTCCGCTGCGCGAACGTCATGGGCATCCCTTCAGCCAGTTCACGCTCTGGTTTGGTGGCAACCTGCAAATCACCGCCATTGTTACCGGGGCGCTGGCTGTCGTACTGGGCGGCGATGTTGTCTGGTCGCTTGTCGGCTTACTGGTGGGGCAGATGATCGGCGCCGCGATCATGTCTTTGCATGCGCTGCAGGGCCCGCGCCTGGGCTTACCCCAGATGATAACCAGCCGCATGCAGTTCGGCGTTTACGGTGCGGTCATCCCCCTGGTGCTGGTCTGCATCATGTATGTGGGATTCTCCGCCAGCGGCACGGTACTGGCCGGACAGGCGCTGGCGAAACTGATCTCTGTCAGCAATGCCACCGGGATGATCGTGTTCAGCGCCCTGATCGTGGTGATTGCGGTGATGGGATATCGCGTGATCCATCAGCTGGGCAAGCTGGCGAGCGTGATTGGCGTGCTGGCCTTCGCGTATCTCTTTATCACGCTCTTTGCCACGCACGACCTGGCGGCCGTCTGGCAGAATCGCCACTTTACCCCGGCAAATTTCCTGCTGGCGGTGTCGCTCTCGTCATCCTGGCAGATCGCCTTTTGCCCCTATGTTTCCGACTACTCGCGCTATCTGCCTGCAGACGTCTCCGCGAAGAAACTGTTCGGTTCGGTGTTTGCCGGAACCGTACTCGGCACCCAGGCCTCGATGACGCTGGGGGTGATTGCCGCCGCGCTGGCCGGAAGTGCCTTCGCCGGTAATGAGGTGGGTTACATCGTTGGTCTGGGCAGTACCGCAGGCATGGCGATGGTGATCTACTTTGCCATCTGCTTCGGGAAGATTACCTTTACCACGCTCAACGCCTACGGAAGTTTTATGTCCCTGACCACCATCGTCTCCGGCTTTCGCCGGCAGACGACGCTGAGCCAGGGCGGGCGCATTCTGTTTGTCATCCTCATGGTCTCCGTGGCCTGCCTGATAGCCCTGCTCAGTGAACCGGCCTTCCTGAAATCCTTTACCCACTTCCTGCTGTTCCTGCTGGCCTTTTTTGTGCCGTGGAGCGCCATCAGCCTGACCGATTTCTATCTGATCACCCGCGGGCGGGTGGACGTTCCGGCGCTGGCCGATCCCGACGGCCGCTATGGCCGCTGGAACGTCGCGGGCATCGCCGTCTACGTTCTGGGGATGATGGTGCAGTTACCCTTTATCGATAATCCGCTGCATCATGGCTCGCTGACCTGGATTTTTGCCGGAAACGATGTCTCATGGATCGTGGGCTGGCTGGTGACGGCGCTGTTATGGTTCGTTGCCAGCCGCTGGGATCGCCGGGGCAGACCCGAACAGAACAGCCGCGCCCTGTAG
- a CDS encoding MFS transporter, whose protein sequence is MKPSRYRYTLFSLLFLIALINYIDRGALSFAANAIAAEYHFSKVQLGAVLGYFGFGYLLGSLCGGFLADRIGTKKVWLLAGVLWSLLEIATAWAGELGMALFGGSAIMGFAALRILFGFAEGPAYALMNKTIAHWAPDNERGFALGIGLLSTQVGALLTAPIAVGLLLLTHDWRMMFILLGIFSLLAMLLFARTFSDSPDRSRFTNAAERALIRDGQRRSAGDSVPLPWWRFFTSRTLVCNALGYFSFLYITFTLVTWMPKYLQDNFHYDLHSLWYVAMIPWSGACITVLLGGRIADTLLARFRNLRLARNLFAAVTLCGTACCFMAIPWMGSAAGIIALMTLGNALNALVNNVYWSVVIDVTPKASVGTYSGMTLAIANLAAIISPMLCGWLAEYHGYNAMFTVTALIAFGSMLAMTLLQPEKPLVAETQPATAEVTTA, encoded by the coding sequence ATGAAACCGAGCCGTTACCGTTACACCCTGTTTTCACTGCTGTTCCTGATCGCGCTGATCAACTACATCGATCGCGGCGCCCTCTCCTTTGCTGCTAATGCGATTGCGGCAGAGTATCACTTCAGTAAAGTCCAGCTCGGCGCCGTGCTGGGCTATTTCGGCTTTGGTTATCTGCTGGGTTCGCTGTGCGGCGGCTTTCTTGCCGACCGCATCGGCACCAAAAAGGTCTGGCTGCTGGCGGGCGTGCTCTGGTCGCTGCTGGAGATCGCCACCGCCTGGGCCGGTGAGCTGGGCATGGCGCTGTTTGGCGGATCGGCCATTATGGGCTTTGCGGCGCTGCGCATCCTGTTTGGTTTTGCCGAAGGTCCCGCCTATGCGCTGATGAACAAGACCATTGCGCACTGGGCACCGGACAACGAGCGCGGGTTCGCGCTGGGGATCGGCCTGCTCTCAACTCAGGTTGGCGCACTGCTGACCGCCCCGATCGCGGTGGGTCTGCTGCTGCTGACCCACGACTGGCGCATGATGTTTATCCTGCTGGGGATCTTCTCCCTGCTGGCGATGCTGCTGTTTGCCCGCACCTTCAGCGACAGCCCGGACCGGAGCCGCTTCACCAACGCCGCCGAGCGCGCGCTGATCCGGGACGGTCAGCGTCGCAGCGCGGGCGACAGCGTGCCTCTGCCCTGGTGGCGCTTCTTTACCAGCCGGACGCTGGTCTGCAACGCGCTGGGCTATTTCTCCTTCCTCTACATCACCTTCACGCTGGTGACCTGGATGCCGAAGTACCTGCAGGATAATTTCCATTACGACCTGCACTCGCTATGGTACGTGGCGATGATCCCCTGGAGCGGCGCCTGCATCACGGTGCTGCTGGGCGGCCGTATCGCCGATACCCTGCTGGCCCGGTTCCGTAATCTGCGACTGGCGCGCAATCTGTTCGCTGCCGTCACGCTGTGTGGCACCGCCTGCTGCTTTATGGCCATTCCCTGGATGGGATCTGCCGCCGGGATCATCGCCCTGATGACGCTGGGTAATGCGCTGAATGCGCTGGTAAACAATGTCTACTGGTCGGTGGTGATCGATGTGACCCCTAAAGCCTCAGTTGGCACCTACAGCGGCATGACGCTGGCGATTGCCAACCTGGCCGCGATCATCTCGCCAATGCTCTGCGGCTGGCTGGCGGAATATCACGGCTATAACGCCATGTTTACGGTGACGGCGCTCATCGCGTTTGGCAGCATGCTGGCGATGACGCTGCTGCAGCCGGAAAAGCCATTGGTGGCCGAAACGCAGCCCGCCACGGCGGAGGTGACGACCGCCTGA
- a CDS encoding GT-D fold domain-containing glycosyltransferase, producing MSALHAIYRKFRFPFKFIHAAIRYPAAQSRVKRYSVMSIEETIDRLLRDPTLSLARYGDGELEMTRYKNIGFQPFNPELSERLKAVLQQGATASPNCLICLPDAFRTTRNMRNGSALFWFFHKSFYFTHYESLLNKQYHYGNTSVTRPYHDYKGKELSGRIFDKFKLLYRNRRVLIVEGSGTRLGLGNDLLDGASEVKRITTLNRNAFSVYDALFHAVLTHAVNFDLVLISLGPTATVLAHDLSQHGIRCIDSGHVDIEYEWMLASATHKIKVEGKNVNEAGVLLGEQSCVADVTYQQQILQHVDDASASSVPAPEVSAEVAIVPLPHPGRTQHHAA from the coding sequence ATGTCCGCACTTCATGCGATATATCGCAAGTTCCGCTTTCCGTTTAAGTTCATTCATGCCGCTATTCGCTATCCTGCGGCGCAGTCCCGTGTTAAACGTTATTCCGTGATGTCGATTGAGGAAACTATCGATCGGTTATTACGCGATCCCACGTTATCGCTGGCCCGATATGGCGACGGCGAACTGGAAATGACACGCTATAAAAATATCGGTTTCCAGCCCTTTAATCCGGAACTGTCAGAGCGGCTGAAAGCGGTGCTGCAGCAGGGTGCCACGGCCAGCCCGAACTGCCTGATCTGTCTGCCGGATGCCTTCCGCACTACCCGTAATATGCGCAATGGTTCGGCCCTGTTCTGGTTCTTTCATAAATCTTTTTACTTTACTCATTATGAGTCTCTGCTGAATAAACAGTACCACTATGGAAATACGTCTGTTACGCGCCCTTATCACGATTATAAAGGCAAAGAACTTTCCGGCAGAATATTTGACAAGTTTAAACTGCTTTACCGCAACCGGCGGGTATTAATTGTAGAAGGGAGTGGAACCCGACTCGGATTAGGCAACGATTTACTGGACGGTGCCAGCGAGGTGAAAAGAATTACGACGCTGAACCGTAATGCCTTTTCCGTTTATGACGCGCTGTTTCATGCTGTACTTACTCATGCCGTTAATTTCGATCTGGTCCTGATTTCATTAGGGCCGACCGCCACGGTGCTGGCGCATGATTTAAGTCAGCACGGGATACGCTGTATTGATAGCGGCCACGTCGATATTGAATATGAGTGGATGCTGGCCAGTGCCACCCACAAAATAAAGGTGGAAGGCAAAAACGTTAATGAAGCGGGCGTCCTGTTAGGCGAACAGAGCTGCGTGGCGGATGTCACCTATCAGCAGCAGATCCTGCAGCATGTGGACGATGCCTCTGCGTCCTCCGTGCCAGCGCCTGAGGTGTCAGCGGAGGTGGCGATCGTTCCCCTGCCGCATCCTGGCCGCACCCAGCATCACGCCGCCTGA
- a CDS encoding membrane-bound PQQ-dependent dehydrogenase, glucose/quinate/shikimate family, translating into MINKLTSVIMVIFAIALIYMGEELLSAGGSAFYAAMGVGVLLSAILLLLNRRSALTLYALLMWITLFWIIREVGFDKWQWIPRGDLFGLLGLWLALPWVVRPLYQGQRRFHPLLGGTVGLMVLLVIGLCFYDPLPQQGTITTPRQSAATGGAADEWRAYGGTTDGQRFSALKQITRDNVKDLEVAWTYHTGDLRQDDDATEYTFEATPLKANGMLYFCTPHNEVHALDPETGAVKWKTAPDKNRSYLQQHQTCRGVSYYDAGEAQTQSDAAPALCRRRIFNATTDARLLALDADTGKPCADFGDKGVVNLRAGMGELRPHALMQTAAPLVAGNLVIVGGSVMDNGFHSGNPSGVIRAYDAVSGRLVWNFDPANPENSAPIAQGATYPQDTPVAWATLSADLKNGLVYVPFGNASPDEVGFDRDPASNTEKFRDALVALDLKTGAFRWRYQSSNHDLWDRDNPSQPSLVDISYQGTPQPVVILPTKTGNLFVLNRLTGQPVYPVEQVKVSVDGIKGEQYAPTQPVSSLNFIPAPLTEKSMWGITPFDQMACRTTFRKLRYDGNPWTPPTEAGSLIFPGNIGVFNWGSVAVDPQRQMLIAAPVRLAYKYNLIKRTPETETQRTFTKDGTPYWNENFHGEYAIHIQQMASGLGIPCIAPPWGRMVGVDLTTGKTRWLRRVGTTRNLKTSFLPGRFPLGFPMGMVAHGGPLLTAGDLVFHGATADNYFRAYDSTTGELLWQTELSAGAQATPSTFMGKDGKQYVVIAAGGHGSLGTTAGDSVVAFRLK; encoded by the coding sequence ATGATAAATAAATTAACCAGTGTAATCATGGTGATATTTGCTATTGCCCTGATATACATGGGGGAAGAACTGCTGTCAGCCGGCGGCAGCGCGTTTTACGCCGCCATGGGCGTGGGGGTCCTGCTCAGCGCGATTCTGCTGCTGCTGAACAGACGCAGTGCGCTGACGCTCTATGCGCTGCTGATGTGGATAACCCTGTTCTGGATTATCCGGGAAGTGGGCTTCGATAAATGGCAGTGGATCCCGCGTGGCGATCTGTTTGGTCTGCTGGGTCTCTGGCTGGCTCTGCCGTGGGTGGTGCGTCCGCTCTATCAGGGGCAGCGACGCTTTCATCCTCTGCTTGGCGGAACGGTCGGGCTGATGGTGCTGCTGGTTATCGGCCTTTGCTTTTACGATCCGCTGCCGCAGCAGGGCACTATTACCACGCCGCGCCAGAGTGCCGCCACCGGCGGCGCTGCTGACGAGTGGCGCGCCTATGGCGGAACCACCGACGGGCAGCGCTTCTCGGCGCTGAAGCAGATCACCCGTGATAACGTAAAAGATCTTGAGGTGGCCTGGACCTACCACACCGGCGATCTGCGCCAGGATGACGATGCCACCGAATACACCTTCGAAGCGACGCCGCTGAAAGCCAACGGCATGCTCTACTTCTGTACGCCGCACAACGAAGTCCACGCGCTTGACCCGGAAACCGGGGCGGTGAAGTGGAAAACCGCGCCGGATAAAAACCGCTCCTATCTGCAGCAGCACCAGACCTGCCGTGGCGTGAGCTACTACGACGCCGGAGAGGCGCAGACACAGTCAGATGCCGCGCCGGCGCTCTGCCGCAGGCGTATCTTCAACGCCACCACCGATGCCCGCCTGCTGGCGCTGGATGCAGACACCGGTAAACCCTGTGCGGACTTCGGTGACAAGGGTGTGGTCAACCTGCGCGCTGGCATGGGCGAGTTGCGCCCGCACGCGCTGATGCAGACCGCCGCGCCGCTGGTGGCCGGTAATCTGGTGATCGTCGGCGGCTCGGTGATGGATAACGGCTTCCACAGCGGCAACCCGTCGGGCGTCATCCGCGCCTATGATGCCGTCAGCGGGCGTCTGGTCTGGAACTTTGATCCGGCTAACCCGGAAAATAGCGCCCCGATCGCCCAGGGCGCGACCTATCCACAGGATACCCCGGTCGCCTGGGCAACCCTGAGCGCCGACCTGAAGAATGGTCTGGTTTATGTGCCCTTTGGGAATGCGTCGCCGGATGAGGTGGGTTTTGATCGTGACCCTGCCAGCAATACCGAAAAATTCCGTGATGCGCTGGTGGCGCTGGATCTGAAAACCGGTGCATTCAGGTGGCGTTATCAGAGTTCGAACCACGACCTCTGGGACCGTGACAACCCGTCACAGCCGTCGCTGGTGGATATCAGCTACCAGGGCACGCCGCAACCGGTGGTGATCCTGCCGACTAAAACCGGCAACCTCTTTGTGCTGAACCGCCTGACCGGGCAGCCGGTCTACCCGGTAGAGCAGGTCAAGGTTTCCGTGGATGGCATCAAAGGCGAGCAGTATGCGCCGACCCAGCCGGTCTCCAGCCTGAACTTTATTCCGGCGCCGCTGACGGAGAAATCCATGTGGGGCATCACGCCATTTGATCAGATGGCCTGTCGCACCACCTTCCGCAAACTGCGCTATGACGGTAACCCGTGGACGCCGCCAACGGAAGCCGGCTCGCTGATCTTCCCGGGCAATATCGGTGTCTTTAACTGGGGTTCGGTGGCGGTCGATCCGCAGCGTCAGATGCTGATTGCCGCGCCGGTGCGCCTGGCTTACAAGTACAACCTGATCAAACGCACCCCGGAAACCGAAACCCAGCGCACCTTCACCAAAGATGGCACGCCGTACTGGAACGAAAACTTCCACGGTGAGTATGCGATCCACATCCAGCAGATGGCGTCGGGCCTGGGGATCCCCTGCATCGCGCCACCGTGGGGCCGGATGGTCGGTGTGGATCTGACGACCGGCAAAACCAGATGGCTGCGCCGCGTGGGGACGACCCGCAACCTGAAGACCAGCTTCCTGCCTGGCCGTTTCCCGCTCGGCTTCCCGATGGGAATGGTCGCGCACGGCGGCCCGCTGCTGACGGCCGGTGATCTGGTGTTCCACGGTGCAACGGCAGATAACTATTTCCGTGCTTACGACAGCACCACCGGCGAACTGCTGTGGCAGACCGAGCTGAGCGCCGGTGCTCAGGCCACGCCCTCCACCTTTATGGGTAAAGATGGCAAACAGTATGTGGTGATTGCCGCAGGCGGTCACGGCTCACTGGGCACCACGGCAGGCGACAGCGTGGTCGCTTTCCGGCTGAAATAA
- a CDS encoding TIM barrel protein: MSELKFATRLNSFASGAHLYWPDQQGKPSVLQMVARAGKVKGLTHLDLNFPQHLTSDIPTLRQAIEDAGLAVNGMQMRWDAPQFKIGAFTHPDAKVRREAIELTKRGIDAGREFGSRLMTLWMGQDGFDYCFQADYKKIWEDAVSAVREVAEYAPDVDVSIEYKPNEPRAYSIFPNATTCLLAVEEAGCPNLGITLDFAHVLFANEVPAYAAAMVARRSRLLGLDLNDGWGKRDDGLMVGSVNPRATLEFLWQMQRDGYRGAYYFDTFPDASGLDPIREAESNIATVTRLLRLCDQLHGNTALLAAIERQDAVASQQIVNDILLAR; this comes from the coding sequence ATGTCGGAACTGAAATTTGCAACCCGTCTCAACTCATTCGCCTCGGGCGCGCACCTCTACTGGCCCGATCAGCAGGGCAAGCCCTCTGTCCTGCAGATGGTGGCCCGTGCCGGTAAGGTAAAGGGTTTAACGCATCTCGATCTCAATTTTCCGCAGCACCTCACCAGCGACATTCCCACGCTGCGTCAGGCGATTGAGGATGCAGGCCTGGCCGTCAACGGCATGCAGATGCGCTGGGACGCCCCGCAGTTCAAAATCGGTGCCTTTACCCATCCGGATGCAAAAGTGCGTCGCGAGGCGATCGAGCTGACCAAACGCGGCATCGATGCGGGTCGGGAGTTCGGTTCACGGCTGATGACGCTGTGGATGGGGCAGGATGGTTTCGACTACTGCTTCCAGGCGGACTATAAGAAGATCTGGGAGGATGCGGTCAGCGCCGTGCGGGAAGTGGCGGAGTATGCGCCGGATGTCGATGTCAGCATCGAATACAAACCCAACGAGCCGCGCGCCTATAGCATCTTTCCTAACGCCACCACCTGCCTGCTGGCGGTGGAAGAGGCGGGCTGCCCCAACCTGGGGATCACGCTCGACTTTGCGCACGTACTGTTTGCCAACGAGGTGCCGGCCTATGCCGCCGCGATGGTGGCACGGCGTTCACGGCTGCTGGGGCTGGACCTGAACGATGGCTGGGGCAAGCGCGACGACGGCCTGATGGTCGGCTCCGTCAACCCGCGCGCCACGCTGGAGTTTCTCTGGCAGATGCAGCGTGACGGCTATCGTGGGGCCTACTACTTCGACACCTTCCCGGACGCCAGCGGGCTGGACCCCATCCGGGAAGCAGAAAGCAACATCGCGACCGTGACCCGGCTGCTGCGGCTGTGCGATCAGCTGCACGGCAACACGGCATTACTGGCGGCCATTGAGCGCCAGGATGCGGTCGCCTCCCAGCAGATCGTCAATGACATTCTGCTGGCGCGATAA
- a CDS encoding substrate-binding domain-containing protein → MKKLLLAVIASSLLCSTVYAAELAPLQSDTEPDRTDWTQLDSKYGALPKVDKSLKIGGVSKTLTNEYWRSLGEGYQNVAKKYGFTVAYQAAANEDDQLGQLSIAETLISQGFNGLLVSPQTDINLEPALESASSKKIPVVNVNDAVMPNARYYVGNVQKDNGVRVAKWFIQHHPQGGKVAVIEGQPGVYAAGQRTRGFKETLATAGKFTIVASVPANWSREQAFNAASTILQQHPDLIGFYANNDTMALGVVEAVRAQNKASQVAIFGTDGISDAYASIKRGELTGTVDSFPVLTGEVAMDVMIRLINGQKLSRVVSTPQALITKENVDAFSTKDNNRLRQLLAQQ, encoded by the coding sequence ATGAAAAAACTCCTGCTCGCTGTTATCGCCTCCTCACTGCTCTGCAGCACCGTCTATGCGGCCGAGCTGGCACCGCTGCAGTCCGACACCGAACCGGATCGCACCGACTGGACCCAGCTCGACAGCAAATATGGCGCACTGCCGAAAGTCGATAAATCGCTGAAGATTGGCGGCGTCTCCAAGACCCTGACCAATGAATACTGGCGTTCGCTCGGCGAGGGCTACCAGAACGTCGCGAAGAAGTATGGCTTCACCGTGGCCTATCAGGCGGCGGCCAATGAAGATGACCAGCTTGGCCAGCTGTCGATTGCCGAAACGCTGATCTCGCAGGGCTTCAACGGCCTGCTGGTGTCGCCTCAGACCGACATCAACCTGGAGCCTGCGCTGGAGAGTGCCAGCAGCAAAAAGATCCCGGTGGTGAACGTGAATGATGCGGTGATGCCGAATGCGCGTTACTACGTGGGTAACGTTCAGAAAGATAACGGCGTGCGGGTGGCGAAGTGGTTTATCCAGCACCATCCGCAGGGTGGCAAGGTGGCGGTAATTGAGGGGCAGCCGGGCGTTTATGCCGCCGGACAGCGTACCCGTGGCTTCAAAGAGACGCTGGCGACGGCCGGTAAGTTCACGATTGTTGCCAGCGTGCCAGCCAACTGGAGCCGCGAGCAGGCCTTTAACGCCGCCTCGACCATTCTTCAGCAGCATCCCGACCTGATCGGCTTCTACGCCAACAACGACACCATGGCACTGGGCGTGGTGGAAGCGGTGCGCGCACAGAACAAAGCGTCACAGGTTGCCATCTTCGGCACTGACGGCATCTCCGATGCCTACGCCTCCATCAAGCGCGGTGAACTCACCGGCACGGTGGACAGTTTCCCGGTGCTGACCGGCGAAGTGGCGATGGACGTGATGATCCGTCTGATCAACGGTCAGAAGCTGTCGCGCGTGGTATCCACACCGCAGGCGCTGATCACCAAAGAGAACGTCGATGCGTTCTCCACCAAAGACAACAACCGGCTGCGTCAGTTGCTGGCGCAGCAGTAA
- a CDS encoding sugar ABC transporter ATP-binding protein, with protein sequence MEEFRLTMRGISKSYGNAAALQDVDFSVRPGEVHALIGENGAGKSTLLNILSGVRGADSGEISVNGSPVQIRSPLSARQAGIAMIHQELQHVPELSVAQNMFLGRPLTRAGGMWVDKKAQLARATLILKTLDPTIDPDTPIRNLKVSQQQIVEIARALLDNARIIAMDEPTSSLTPREFDRLAELIGDLKATGVSLIYVSHKMNEIFRVCDRATIMRDGRQVGVVNISDEDEESIVARMVGRKIDKLDHQAFVSDREVLRVEDLTRGSEVVSASFSVRAGEVLGVAGLVGAGRTELLKLIAGIDRRTRGTVSVNGRAVRNHSVRAAIQAGIGLVPEDRKKEGIIKERAVKMNMALPSMHRFTAAGLISQSRLGREALRVMGDLRLRPLDIEKPIGTLSGGNQQKVIIGRWVAADAEVFLFDEPTRGIDIGAKSEIYHLIEKLAQAGKAIVVVSSEMTEIIRISDRVLVMREGRITKELTGSAITEENIARYAIKDIDPGA encoded by the coding sequence ATGGAAGAGTTTCGCTTAACGATGCGCGGCATCAGCAAAAGTTACGGTAACGCCGCCGCGCTGCAGGATGTCGATTTCTCGGTGCGGCCCGGTGAGGTGCATGCGCTGATTGGGGAAAACGGCGCGGGGAAATCCACCCTGCTGAATATTCTCTCCGGCGTGCGCGGTGCGGACAGCGGTGAGATCAGCGTCAACGGCAGTCCGGTTCAGATCCGCTCGCCGCTCAGCGCCCGTCAGGCCGGGATCGCGATGATCCACCAGGAGCTGCAGCATGTGCCTGAGCTTTCTGTGGCGCAGAACATGTTTCTGGGCCGACCGCTGACCCGCGCCGGGGGGATGTGGGTCGATAAAAAAGCGCAGCTGGCGCGCGCCACCCTGATTCTGAAGACGCTGGATCCGACCATCGATCCCGACACGCCAATCAGAAACCTCAAGGTGTCGCAGCAGCAGATCGTGGAGATTGCCCGGGCGCTGCTGGATAACGCCCGCATCATCGCCATGGACGAACCGACCTCCAGCCTGACGCCGCGCGAGTTTGATCGCCTGGCGGAACTGATCGGCGATCTCAAAGCGACCGGGGTTTCGCTGATCTACGTGTCGCACAAGATGAATGAGATTTTCCGGGTCTGCGACCGCGCCACCATTATGCGTGACGGCAGGCAGGTCGGCGTGGTCAACATCAGCGATGAGGATGAGGAGAGCATCGTCGCCAGAATGGTCGGACGGAAGATCGACAAGCTCGACCATCAGGCGTTCGTCAGCGACCGCGAAGTGCTGCGGGTCGAGGATCTGACGCGCGGCAGCGAGGTGGTTTCCGCCAGCTTCAGCGTGCGGGCGGGCGAGGTGCTGGGCGTGGCCGGACTGGTCGGCGCGGGCCGCACCGAACTGCTGAAACTGATCGCCGGTATCGACAGACGAACCCGCGGCACCGTGAGCGTTAACGGCAGGGCGGTCAGGAATCACAGCGTGCGCGCCGCGATTCAGGCCGGCATCGGCCTGGTGCCCGAAGATCGTAAAAAAGAGGGCATCATCAAAGAGCGGGCGGTGAAGATGAACATGGCGCTGCCGTCGATGCATCGCTTCACGGCGGCGGGTCTCATCAGTCAGTCCCGGCTGGGCCGCGAGGCGCTGCGGGTGATGGGCGATCTGCGCCTGCGGCCGCTCGACATCGAAAAGCCCATCGGCACGCTGAGCGGCGGCAACCAGCAGAAGGTGATCATCGGCCGCTGGGTAGCCGCGGATGCGGAGGTGTTCCTGTTTGATGAGCCGACGCGCGGCATCGACATCGGGGCCAAGTCGGAGATCTATCATCTGATTGAAAAACTGGCCCAGGCGGGCAAAGCGATTGTGGTGGTGTCGTCGGAGATGACGGAGATCATCCGCATCTCGGATCGGGTGCTGGTGATGCGCGAGGGACGGATAACCAAAGAGTTAACCGGCAGCGCGATCACCGAAGAGAACATCGCCCGTTATGCCATTAAAGATATCGATCCAGGCGCCTGA
- a CDS encoding ABC transporter permease, translating into MTTQTSTGPGTRPALRLKFNLRDAGTLIGLFIIMVTFSFLSPVFFTVPNLLNILQQSSINALIALGMTMVIISGGIDLSVGPAAALSAVLGATLMASGVPVPLAILATLGVGALCGLFSGTLIAYAGLQPFIVTLGGLSLFRAIALIYTGGNPIFGIPLTFRSLINSDLLGIPTPIVIVAVIALLLWTVMNKTPLGEYILAIGGNEEAARVAGVPVKRTKVTVYVLSGLLASLASLILIGRLGAAEPTIGNLWELDAIAAAAIGGASLMGGKGSIFGTLIGVVILGVLRNGLTLLNIQAFYQLLATGLIIIIAMLIDRATRGK; encoded by the coding sequence ATGACGACCCAGACCTCCACCGGGCCAGGCACCCGACCTGCACTGCGGCTTAAGTTTAATCTGCGCGATGCGGGCACCCTGATTGGCCTGTTTATTATCATGGTGACATTTTCGTTTCTGTCGCCGGTCTTTTTTACCGTGCCCAATCTGCTGAACATCCTGCAGCAGTCCTCCATTAACGCCCTGATTGCGCTGGGGATGACGATGGTCATCATCTCAGGCGGGATTGACCTCTCGGTCGGTCCGGCGGCGGCGCTCTCGGCGGTGCTGGGCGCAACGCTGATGGCGTCGGGCGTGCCGGTGCCGCTGGCGATCCTCGCGACGCTGGGGGTCGGCGCGCTGTGCGGACTCTTCAGCGGCACGCTGATTGCCTATGCCGGACTGCAGCCGTTTATCGTGACGCTGGGCGGCCTCTCGCTGTTCCGGGCCATTGCGCTGATTTACACCGGCGGCAATCCCATCTTCGGGATCCCGCTGACGTTTCGCAGCCTGATTAACAGCGACCTCCTGGGGATCCCGACACCGATTGTGATTGTGGCAGTGATTGCGCTGCTGCTCTGGACGGTGATGAATAAGACCCCGCTGGGGGAGTATATTCTGGCCATCGGCGGCAACGAAGAGGCGGCGCGGGTTGCCGGGGTGCCGGTGAAGCGGACCAAGGTTACCGTCTATGTGCTGTCCGGTCTGCTGGCATCGCTCGCGTCGCTGATCCTGATCGGTCGTCTCGGCGCGGCGGAGCCGACCATCGGTAACCTCTGGGAGCTGGACGCTATCGCGGCGGCGGCCATCGGCGGGGCCTCGCTGATGGGCGGCAAGGGCAGCATCTTCGGCACGCTGATCGGTGTGGTCATCCTGGGCGTATTACGTAACGGTCTGACCTTACTGAACATTCAGGCCTTTTACCAATTGCTCGCTACCGGCCTTATTATTATCATAGCGATGTTGATTGACCGGGCGACCCGAGGCAAGTAA